The DNA region CGCCAAGTACAAACTGGTGGACGACTACGCGCAGAAGGAGCTTGAGTTCCTATTGGAAATCGGCGGCATCGAAATCCGCCACGGGCAAAAACTTGGAGAGAACCTGACCTTAAGCGAGCTGCATCAGCAATTCGACGCGGTGTTCCTCGGCCTCGGTCTGGCCGCCAGCAAACAGCTGGGGCTTGCTCATGAAGATGCACCCGGCCTGCTGGCCGCCACCGATTACATCCGCGAACTGCGTCAGGCCGATGACCTGACCCAACTCCCCCTCGCTGACCGTTGTATCGTTTTGGGTGCCGGCAACACCGCCATCGACATGGCGGTGCAAATGGCTCGCCTCGGGGCACGCGACGTCAACCTGGTGTACCGCCGCGGTGTCGAGGAAATGGGCGCCACCGGCCACGAACAGGACATCGCCAAAGCCAATCAAGTGCGTTTGCTGACTTGGGCACAACCCGAAGAAGTCCTGCTCGATGCTCAAGGCCAAGTACGCGGCATGCGCTTCGCCCGGACCTGGTTAGTCGACGGTCGCCTGCAAACCACCGGCGAAACGTTCGAACTGGCCGCTGACGCCATCTTCAAAGCCATCGGCCAGGCCTTCGACGCCAGCGCCCTCGCCGATCCGCTGGCCCGTGAACTCAAGCGCCAGGGTGAGCGGATTCAAGTGGACGAAAACCTGCGCACCAGCATCCCCGGCGTGTACGCCGGCGGCGACTGCACCAGCCTCGATCAGGACCTCACCGTGCAGGCGGTGCAGCACGGCAAACGGGCCGCCGAGGCCATCAACGCCCAACTCATGCTCAACGTGGAGGCTGCGTAAATGGCCGATCTCTCGATTGTCTTCGCCGGCATCAAAGCCCCCAATCCATTCTGGCTGGCCTCCGCGCCACCGACCGACAAGGCCTACAACGTGGTCCGCGCCTTCGAGGCCGGCTGGGGTGGCGTGGTCTGGAAAACCCTGGGTGAAGACCCGGCGGCGGTCAACGTGTCGTCGCGTTACTCGGCGCACTTTGGTGCCAACCGCGAAGTGGTGGGCTTCAACAACATCGAGCTGATCACTGATCGCTCGCTGGAGATCAACCTGCGGGAAATCACTCAGGTCAAAAAGGACTGGCCGGACCGTGCACTGATTGTGTCGCTGATGGTGCCCTGCGTCGAAGAATCCTGGAAATTCATCCTGCCGCTGGTGGAAGCCACCGGCGCCGATGGCATCGAGCTGAACTTCGGTTGCCCGCACGGTATGCCGGAGCGCGGCATGGGCGCGGCGGTCGGCCAGGTGCCGGAGTATGTCGAGCAGGTCACCCGCTGGTGCAAGACCTATTGCTCGCTGCCGGTGATCGTCAAGCTCACGCCGAACATCACCGACATTCGCGTCGCCGCCCGCGCAGCTCATCGTGGCGGCGCGGATGCGGTGTCGCTGATCAACACGATCAACTCGATCACCAGCGTCAACCTGGAGCGCATGGTCGCCAATCCCGCGGTGGGCAACCAAAGCACCCACGGCGGTTATTGCGGTTCGGCGGTGAAGCCGATTGCGCTGAACATGGTCGCTGAAATCGCCCGCGATCCACAGACCCAAGGCCTGCCGATCTCCGGCATTGGTGGCATTGGCAACTGGCGCGACGCGGCGGAATTCATCGCGCTGGGCAGCGGCTCGGTGCAGGTGTGCACGGCGGCGATGCTGCATGGCTTCCGGATTGTCGAGGAGATGAAGGACGGTTTATCACGCTGGATGGACAGTCAGGGCTACGCCAGCGTGTCAGAGTTTTCCGGGCGTGCGGTGGGCAATACCACGGACTGGAAGTACCTGGACATCAACTATCAAGTGATTGCCAAGATTGACCAGGAGGCCTGCATTGGCTGCGGTCGTTGCCACATTGCTTGCGAAGACACCTCGCACCAGGCGGTTGCCAGCCTTAAGCAGGCGGACGGGACGCATAAATATGAAGTGATTGATGATGAGTGCGTGGGGTGCAATCTGTGTCAGATCACGTGCCCGGTGCAGGATTGTATCGAGATGGTGCCGATGGAGAACGGGAAGCCGTTTCTGGATTGGAATCATGATCCGAGGAATCCGTATCACGTCGCTGTTTAATCGTTGAAGATCAAAAGATCGCAGCCTCGTTTCACTCGACAGCTCCTACAAGGGATTGCGTAACCCTGTAGGAGCTGTCGAGTGAAACGAGGCTGCGATCTTTTGATTCACGGCTCCAACCCAATCCCCCGCAAGATCACACTCGTCACCGTCTGCACCGCCCGCTCGAACTGCATGTCCGACAACGGCTGATGGTCATTCAGAATATTCACCTGATGATCAAAGTCGGCGTAGTGCTGGGTCGACGCCCAGATCATGTACAGCAGGCTCGAAGGTTCCACCGGCAGGATGCGTTTGTCGTCCACCCACTGGCGAATTTTCGCTTCTTTCATCTTGGCCCAGTCGTACAGGCTGACGTCCAGCTTCTCACCCAAGGTCGGCGCGCCGTGGATGATTTCGTTGGCCCAGACTTTGGAACCATAAGGCCGGCTGCGGGAGTGGTTCATCTTGGCGCGGATGTAGCTGCTGAGCACCACGCGCGGGTCGTCGAACATCTCGAAGCACAGCGCGTCCTGTTTCCACACTTCCAGTAAACCCAACAGCACCGCGCTGTACAGCTCACTCTTGGTGCTGAAGTAGTAATGCAGGTTGGAGCGCGGCAGTTGCACTTCGGCGGCGATGTCGGCCATGGCCGTGCTGCCGAACCCTTTTTCGGCGAAAACCTTTTCGGCCCCCAACAGAATTTTCTCGACGTTACTGCGACGAATCTCGATCTTGTGATTGCCCATGAGGGCTCCCTGACAACAGCGTTGCTCAAGACTAGCATCCGCTCTACCTCGCGGCGACAAGGGAAAACGAAACTTCGTACACCCAGCTTCTCGCAGGTAAACTGACCGCCTTTTCGAACTCGCCTCAGAGGTATTCCACGATGCTGCTCAAGAAAACCCTGACCACCGTCGCCCTGCTCGGCTCGTTGTTCGCCGCTTCATCGGTGTTTGCCCATGCCCATCTGAAAAACCAGATCCCGGCCGCCGACAGCACAGTGACCGCGCCGTCAGAACTGCGCCTGGTGTTTTCCGAAGGCGTTGAAGCGACCTTTTCCAAGGTCACGATCAGCAAGGACGGCGTCCCCGTACCGGTGAAAAGCCTCGCCACCGAAGGCAGCGACAAGAAAACCCTGATTGTCACCCCGGCCGCTCCGTTGGCAGCCGGTGCCTACAAAGTCGAATGGCACGCGGTGTCGGTCGATACCCACAAAAGCGAAGGTGCTTACAGCTTCAAGGTTGGCCAGTAATTCATGTCGAGCGCGATGGTGCTTTGCCGCTTTCTGCATTTCACCGTTGTGCTGATGCTGTTCGGGGCGTGGGTCTTCAGGCCTCTTTTGGTCAATGGCGACGCTGGAAATCTGGATCAGCGACTGACGAAGACAAGCCGCTGGCTGGCGGCGGTGGCGTTGGTCACTGGCGTTAGCTGGTTGCTGCTGATCACGGCCAGCATGGCCGGTTCGTGGGACGCGGCATTCGATCCGTCAACCCTGCAACTGGTGCTCGGCAATACATTTTTCGGCCAGGTCTGGCGCTGGCACTTGCTGCTCAATGCGTTGTTGGTCGCGCTGCTGATGACGCCCTTGCGTGCAAATCTGCCCCTGCGAATCGGCTTCGCCAGCCTGCTGCTGGCCACCCTCGCCCCGGTCGGCCACGGTGCCATGCTCGACGGCCTCAATGGCCAATTGCTGATCCTCAATCAAATCATTCACCTGACCTGCGTCGGCGCCTGGCTCGGCGGCTTGATGTTGTTGGTAATGATCCTGCGGCAGCCGGCAGAGCATTCCATCAAAGCGACCTTGCAACGCTTCAGCGGCGTTGGTTACGTATTGGTGGCGGGGTTGGTGATGACCGGTTTGATCAACGTACGGGTACTCACCGGGCAGTTCTGGCCGACGCCGCTGCTGTCCGGGTTTGCGCTGATTCTGTTGATCAAGGTTGTGCTGGTCGCCGGGATGCTGGGGTTGGCGTTGTTCAATCGGTTGCGGATCAAGCATTGCGAGCAACGACTGCCAACGCTGAAAACCAGCGTGATCATGGAATGGTTTCTGGGGATGGGAGCGGTGGCTGCCGTTTCTTTACTCGGCACGATGCCGCCGATGATCGTGAGCTAAAACACAAAACCCTGTGGGAGCGGCGGTGCGGCGATCCGACTTGCTCGCGAAGGCGATGTGTCAGTCAGCCAATGTGTTGAATGTGACGCCGCCTTCGCGAGCAAGTCGGATCGCCGCACCGCCGCTCCCACAGGGGTTATTCGACATACTACAAAATCGCGCAAAGTCATCGTACAACTTCTGATTGACATTCCCCGTAACACTTGCAAATAATTCGCCCCGATGTTGTACGACGACGTATAACAAAAAATAAAAACAACAAGAAACACGGGAGCGTCACTGTGAGCAAGCTCGTCCGCAATTCCTCCGTTTGCACCCCTCGCCCAGCCTTCGCACTCCGTCATACCCTGAGCCTGATCGGTTGCAGCAGCCTGGCCCTCGCCCTGCCCATGACCAGTCATGCCGAAGGTTTCGTCGATGACGCCAAAGCCACGCTGAACCTGCGCAACTTCTACATCAACCGCAACTTCACGAACCCGGCCTACCCGCAGGGCAAGGCTGAAGAGTGGACGCAAAGCTTCATCCTCGATGCCAAATCCGGATTCACCCAGGGCCCCGTCGGGTTCGGCATGGATGTGCTGGGCCTGTACTCGGAAAAACTCGACGGAGGCAAAGGCACGCGCGGTACCTCGTTGCTGCCGATTCATGACGACGGTCGCCCGGCCGACAATTTCGGGCGCCTGGGTGTGGCGCTGAAAGGGAAAGTTTCGAAAACCGAATTGAAGGTCGGCGAATGGATGCCGGTGTTGCCGATCCTGCGCTCCGACGACGGCCGCTCCCTGCCGCAAACCTTCCGTGGTGGTCAGGTGACATCCACCGAGATCAGTGGCCTGACGCTCTACGGCGGCCAGTTCCGCGCCAACAGCCCGCGCAACGATGCGAGCATGCAAGACATGTTCATGAACGGCAAATCGGCTGCCTTCACCTCGGACCGTTTCAACTTTGGCGGCGGTGAATATGCGTTCAACGAGAAGCGCACCCAGGTCGGCGTCTGGTACGCGCAACTCAGCGACATTTATCAGCAGCAGTATTTCAACCTGAGCCACAGCCAGCCCATCGGCGACTGGACCCTCGGCGCCAACCTTGGCTACTTCATCGGCAAGGAAGACGGCAGCGCCCTGGCCGGCGACCTCGACAACAAAACCGCGTTCGCCATGCTCTCGGCCAAATACGGCGGCAGCACCTTCTTTGTCGGCCTGCAAAAACTCACCGGCGACGATGTCTGGATGCGGGTCAACGGCACCAGCGGCGGGACCCTGGCCAACGACAGCTACAACTCCAGCTACGACAACGCCAAGGAAAAATCCTGGCAGCTGCGCCACGACTACAATTTTGTGGCGCTCGGCATTCCCGGCCTGACAATGATGAACCGCTACATCAGCGGCGATAACGTGCACACAGGCACCATCACCGACGGCAAGGAATGGGGCCGCGAGTCAGAACTGGCTTACACGGTGCAGAGCGGCGCGCTGAAGAATCTCAACGTCAAATGGCGTAACGCGTCGATCCGCAAGGACTTCAGCACCAATGAATTCGACGAAAACCGCATTATCATCAACTACCCGATCTCGTTGCTGTAAGCCGAGGGGCGGGGGATCAACACGAGCCCTGTGGGAGCGAGCTTGCTCGCGATGGCGGCGTTACATCCAACATCAATGTATTTGACATAAAGCCATCGCGAGCAAGCTCGCTCCCACAAAGTGCTTTGCAGTGTCAGCGGATGCAGGGATGACCCTCCGTCAATTTCAACCGATGACGCGTTGACAACGACCCGAGACCCTAACAATACTTCGGACTAGTCGTACGACAACCTATAACGAACTAAATAACAATAACTGCTTATGCAGGGACCTCCATGACAACCACTCCTATACCCCGCACTCCTTTCAATCGTCTCCTCCTGACCGGTGCCGCCGGTGGCCTCGGCAAAGTCCTGCGCGAAAGCCTGCGGCCCTACGCCAATGTGATTCGCCTGTCAGACATCGCCGACATCGCCCCGGCCATCGATGACCGTGAAGAAGTCGTGCCCTGCGACCTGGCAGACAAGCAAGCAGTCCATCAGTTGGTTGAAGGCGTGGACGCAATCCTGCACTTTGGTGGCGTGTCGACGGAGCACTCGTTCGAAGAGATCCTCGGCGCCAACATCTGCGGCGTCTTTCACATCTATGAAGCCGCTCGCCGCCATTGTGTGAAGCGCGTGATTTTCGCCAGTTCCAACCACGTGATCGGCTTCTATAAACAGGATGAAGCCATCGACGCCCACTCCCCTCGCCGCCCGGACAGCTACTACGGCTTGTCCAAGTCCTACGGCGAAGACATGGCCAGTTTCTACTTCGATCGCTACGGCATCGAGACCGTCAGCGTACGCATCGGCTCCTCGTTCGCGGAACCGCTCAACCGCCGAATGATGAGCACCTGGTTGAGCTTCGGCGACCTGACTCAATTGCTCGAATGTGCGCTGTACGCCCCTAATGTCGGCCACACCGTGGTCTACGGCATGTCCGACAACAAGAACGTCTGGTGGGACAACCGTTTCGCCACCTGCCTGGGTTATGAACCTCAGGACAGCTCCGAAGTGTTCCGCGAAAAAGTCGAAGCCCAACCGATGCCGGCCGCTGATGACCCGGCTCGGGTCTACCAGGGGGGTGCGTTTGTCGCGTCCGGCCCGTTCGGCGACTGAACCCGCGTAAATCACTTGATCCCAACAACAAAAACCCGAGGGGATGAGTTGTCATGCAAGCCGAATTGATTGTCGATGCTCGCAACGCAGTCGGTGAATGCCCGGTCTGGGTCCCCGAGGAAAACGCCCTGTATTGGGTTGATATTCCGGCCGGCGGACTTCAGCGCTGGAGCGCCGAAACCGGCCATGTTCACGCCTGGACAGCACCGGAAATGCTCGCCTGCATTGCACGTCACAGCAACGGCGGCTGGGTTGCCGGGATGCAAAGCGGGTTCTTTCATCTGCATCCGCATAACGATGGCAGCCTCGACAGCAACCTCCTGGCTCGGGTCGAACACGCCCGCACCGATATGCGCCTGAACGATGGTCGCTGCGATCGTCAGGGGCGTTTCTGGGCCGGCAGCATGGTGCTGAACATGGGCGCTAAAGCTGCCGAAGGCACGTTTTATCGCTACAGCGCCGGTCAACGCGGGCCGCTCGAGGCGCAACTCAGCGGGTTTATCGTGCCCAACGGCCTGGGTTTCAGCCCCGACGGGCGGACGATGTACCTGTCTGACTCTCATCCCCTGGTCCAGCAAATCTGGGCCTTTGACTACGACATCGACAGCGGCACACCGTCCAACCGGCGGCTGTTTGTCGACATGCATCAACTCCCTGGTCGTCCCGATGGCGCAGCGGTCGATGCCGAAGGCGGCTACTGGATTTGTGCTAATGACGCCGGGCTGATTCACCGCTTCACTCCCGACGGCCGACTGGACCGTTCCCTCGCCGTACCGGTGAAAAAACCGAGCATGTGCGCCTTCGGCGGCAGTCGCCTGGACACATTGTTCGTGACCTCGATCCGCCCCGGTGACGACCATGACGAACAGTCGCTGGCCGGCGGTGTGTTCGCCCTCAATCCCGGGGTGAAAGGTTTGCCGGAGCCGAAGGTAATATGACGCCAACGCTGCTTGAACTCGAAGACGAATTCACCCATCTCACCCTCGCCCCGGAACTCGGTGGCAGCATCGTCAACTGGAGCGTGCGCGGCACGGGTTTGCCGCTGTTGCGCCACAGCGATGCTCACGCGCTGAACACCGGTCTGCCGGGAAAACTCGGGTGTTTTCCCTTGGCACCGTGGTCGAACCGCATTGCCGAAGGCGGCTTTGAATGCCCCGATGGCTGGCTGGCGCTGACACCCAACAGCCTCACCGATCCCCTGCCGATTCACGGCAGCGCCTGGCAACAGCCGTGGCAGGTGGTTTCGCAGACGCGCGATGAAGTCGTCCTGCAACTCGACAGCACCACGCCATTCGCCTATCGCGCCCGGCAACGATTCCATCTGCGCGAAGGCAAGCTGAGCATTGATCTTAAGGTCACCCATCTGGCCGAAAGCCCTGCCTGGCATGGGCTCGGCTTGCATCCTTACTTTCCGCGTACCACGGGCACCCAGTTGCAGGCGCAAGCCCGGCACGTCTGGTTGTGTGACGGGACAAAACTGCCGACACACCTCAGTGCGTTGCCGGCCGAATGGGATTTCCAGTCGCTCAAGGCGCTGCCCGACACATTGGTCGACAACGGCTTCTGCGAATGGGACGGCCACTGCCTGATCCGCCAGCCAGCGCTGGGCTATGAGCTGGAATGCCGCGCCACCGGCAGCGATTACTTCCTGCTCTACTGCCCGGTGGGCCTGGATTTTTTCTGTATCGAACCGGTGAGCCACCCGGTCAACGCGCATCACCTGCCCGGTCGACCGGGGTTGCGATTGCTGGAGCAAGGCGAGTCAGCCGAGCTCGGTTTCAGCCTGCACTATCGCTACCCCAGCAACTGACTCAGCACCGCACGCAACTTGCCGGGTTTCACCGGTTTGTTCAGCAGCGGTGCATCGAGTCTCTGCAATGAGCGCCGACACTGGTCCGTGCGGTCTGCGGTGATGATGACCGCCGGAATCACCTGGCGGTAATGCTCGCGCAAATGCCTGACCACATCACAACCCACCACCCCGTGATCGAGGTGGTAGTCCGCCAGAATCAGTTCCGGCGGTCGCCCCTGCAAAGCGGCCAGTGCGGAAAATTCATCCGTGGCCGTGACCACCTCGCAGCCCCACTGCCCAAGCAGCGCGCTCATGCTTTCGAGGATGCTCACTTCATTGTCCAGTACCAGCAAACGTCGGCCCGGCAATGGATTGCCGTTGCCTGGTTGTGGTGCCGCCAGACTGATCGGCAGCGGAATTTCATGGGAAATCGGCACGTCGATGCTGAACATCGAACCGCGCCCCGGCAACGAATGAACCCCGACTTTATAGCCGAGGATCTTGGCAATCCGTTCAACGATGGCCAGCCCCAGGCCCACACCCTTGCGGTCGGCGGCGCGTCCGACGTCCAGTTGGTTGAACTCGAGGAAGATCGAATCCAGTCGGTCCGCCGCGATCCCGCGCCCGGTGTCCCAGACTTCCAGGCGCAGCATTTCACCCCGGCGTCTGGCACCCAGCAGGATGCTGCCGTCGTCGGTGTAGCGGCAGGCGTTGCTGAGGAAGTTGCGCAGGATCCGCGTCATCAGGCGCAAGTCGGTGCTGATGGCGTAATCGCCCATGTGCACCCGCAAGTTCAACCCTGCGGCTTCGGCCACTGACTGGAACTCCGACACCAGCGGCGCGAGCAATTCGTCGAGACGGTACAGCGCAATGTCCGGTTTGACCGCCGCCTGATCGAGCCGGGAAATATCCAGCAAATCGGTGAGCAAATCCTCCGCCCCTTCCAGCGCTTGATGCGTACGCTCCACCAGCAGCTGTTCGACGTCGGGAAGCTTGCGTTCGCGCAAGGTGGAGATCAGCAAACGCGCGGCATTGAGCGGTTGCAGCAGGTCATGACTGGCGGCGGCGAGGTATTTGTCCTTGCTGCGGTTGGCGGCCTCGGCGGCGTCCCGGGCATCGCGCAAGGCTTGGGCGATCTGTTTACGCTGGGTGATCTGCTGTTGCAGGTTGCGGTTGGCTTCCAGCAACTCGTCGGTGCGCGCGGTGACGCGCTGCTCCAGTTCGTCGTTGAGTTGCTGCAGGCGCTGCTGGGCGAGTTTGCGTTCGGTGATGTCGGCGACAAAACCCTCCACCAGCCCTTCCTGATCGGGCTTGAGCAACAGGTTCATCAGCACGTCGAGGCTGCTGCCATCCTTGCGCCGCAATTGGGTTTCGTAGCCGAGCAGGCTGCGCTCGCGCTTGAGCAGTTCACCGATGTTTTCCAGTTCTTGAGCGCCGCCGACAAACAGGTTGCTCGCCAGATCAGCCAGCGAGAACAGCACTTCCTGAGGGTCCTGATAGCCGAGCATCCGCGCCAGGGCCGGGTTGGCGGCACGCATGCCTTCCAGGAGGCTTGCCTGAAAGATTCCGTGGACCGCATTTTCGAACAGCCATTTATAACGATTGCGCTCGGCTTCCAGCTCGTCGAGGCGCGCGGCCAGTTCCGGGTAATGGCTCTTGCGCGCCGAGTGGCTGCCTAATCCCAGTAACCCCGCCAGCGCCCGTTGCTGTTCGTCAGAGGGCTTCGCCATAGACGACCTCGACATCACGCTGACTGGACTCGCGCGGGTTGGTCAAGATGCACGGGTCGTGCATGGCGTGTTGTGACAGGAACGGAATGTCCGCAGTGCTGACCCCGTGCAATCCCAGGGTTTCGTGGAAGCCGATCGCATGTTTCAGAGCGATCAGATGTTCGACCAGACGCCCGCAAATCTGCCGGTGATTCAAGCCCCGGCAATCGATGCCAAAGGTCTCGGCGATCACCTTGAAGCGTTCCGGTGCCGAGTTGTAGTTGAACGCCACCACGTGTTCCACCAACACCGCGTTGCACAGTCCATGAGGCAAGTCGAGAAAGCCACCGAGGCTGTGGGACATGGCGTGCACCGCACCGAGGATCGCGTTGGAGAACGCCAGCCCGGCCTGCATGCTGCCGAGCATGATTTTCTCGCGCAGGGCGATGTCGTTCGGATTGGCGATCATCTGCACCAGGTTGCCGTTGATCAGGCGCATCGCCTCCAGCGCATGGGGATCGGTCAACGGCCCGTGACCGGTTGACACAAACGCTTCGATGGCATGCACCAACGCATCGATGCCGGTACAGGCCGACAGGAACGGGTCCATGCTCAACGTGGTTTCCGGGTCGATCAACGACACGTCCGGGACCACCGCCTTACTGACGATGGAGAACTTCATGCGTTCTTGCTGGTTGGAGATGATCACGAATTGCGAGACATCGGCCGAGGTGCCGGCGGTGGTTGGAATCAGGATCAGCGGCGGGCTGGGGATACGGATGGTGTCCACGCCTTCGAATTCGAGGATGCTGCGTCCATGGGCGACGACAATGCCGATGCCTTTGCCGCAATCCATCGGGCTGCCGCCACCGACGGCCACGATGACATCGCAATGGTTTTCCCGGTACAGATCGGCGCCGAGCATCACTTCTTCGACCCGCGGGTTGGGCGAGACCGCGCTGTACAGGAAATACTCGATGCCCTGGGCTTGCAGGCTGGCCTCGACATCGGCGACCCAACCGGCGGCAATCACACCGGGATCGCTGACCAGCAGCACCTTGCGGGCACCAAAGGTTTTGGCGCAATTGCCGACGTTGTGCCGGCAGCCTGCACCAAAGATGATTTCAGGCGAAACGAATTTACGCAGCTGACTGAGACTCTGGCTCATTGGAAAGCCTGTTTTTATTGTTTTGGAAGGTAATGTCCACACTAAAGCATCCGGCTGTGAATGCAATCAGACCAATGGGTAGCAGGCTGGGTGTACTCAAATCTTGTATCCACCGCAGATCAACTGTGGGAGCGGCGGTGCGACGATTCGACTTGCTCGCGAAAGCGGTGGGTCAATCGACATCAATGTTGAATGTAATGCCGCCTTCGCGAGCAAGCCCGCTCCCACAGGGGATTTGTGTCGTTTGATTCATCCGCGGTAGATCAGTCGCGAAGCCTTCTCGTTACGCAACGTCAGGTGTTCCATGCCCAGCCCCGGTGCCTCGGCTTCCTCGCGGGCCTTGAGAATCACACCGTGGTGCGGGGATTTGCTGCACACCGGGTCCGCGTTGGCGGCGTCGCCGGTCAGCATGAATGCCTGGCAGCGGCAGCCGCCCAGGTCCTTGTGCTTTTCATCGCAGGAGCGGCACGGCTCTTTCATCCAGTCATCGCCACGAAAGCGATTGAAACCGAAAGAATCAGTCCAGATATGCTCGATGCTGTGCTCGCGCACATTGGGGAACTGCACCGGCAACTGGCGGGCGCTGTGGCAAGGCAACGCCGTGCCGTCGGGGGTGATGTCGAGAAACAGATTGGCCCAGCCGTTCATGCAGGTCTTGGGGCGTTCTTCGTAGTAATCCGGGGTGACGAAGATCAGCTTGCACGGGTGGCCCTGCGCTTCAAGACGCTCGCGATATGAGTGGGTGATGCGCTCGGCACGCTGCAATTGTTCGCGCGTGGGTAACAGGCCGACGCGGTTGAGCTCGGCCCAGCCGTAGAACTGGCACGTCGCCAACTCGACGAAATCCGCTTCCAGTTCCAGGCACAAGTCGATGATCTGCGCGATCTGGTCGATGTTGTGGCGATGGGTGACGAAGTTCAGCACCATCGGGTAGCCCTGGGCCTTTACCGCCCGGGCCATCGCGAGTTTCTGGGCGAAGGCCTTGCGCGAGCCGGCGAGCATGTTGTTCACCGCTTCGTCGGCGGCCTGGAAGCTGATCTGGATATGGTCCAGCCCCGCGACCTTGAAATCGCGGACTTTCTGCTCGGTCAGGCCGATGCCCGAGGTGATCAGGTTGGTGTAGTAACCCATGTCCCGGGCGGCCTTGATCAGCTCGGCCAAGTCCTGACGAACCAACGGTTCACCGCCGGAAAAGCCCAGTTGCGCAGCGCCCATCTCCCTGGCTTCGCGGAACACCCGGATCCACTCTTCGGTGTCCAACTCTTCGCCTGATTGGGCAAAGTCCAGCGGGTTGGAGCAATACGGGCATTGCAGCGGGCAACGATAGGTCAGCTCCGCCAACAGCCACAGCGGCGGGCCCGGAGGCGAGTCACTCGATCCAGAATTGAGCATGGGCCACCTCCAGAAACGCCAGCACATCTTCGTCGATCCCCGGTACGCCGGGGAAATTCGCAGACAGTCGATCAATGATCGCCGCGACACTGCGCTGGCCGTCCACCAGATCGAGGATCTGCCCGGCACTGTCGTTAAGTTTGATCATGCCTTCGGGGTATAGCAGCACGTGACAGTCCTGACGAGGTTCCCATTGCAGGCGAAAACCCTGACGCAGCGACGGTGATTGCTCGCGGTTGATCAGGCTCACAGGGCAATCCCCCGGTGCCAGACGTTCTCGGTGGTGACGGTGTGATACGGCGGGCGCTCCAGCTCGTAGGCCATGCTCATGGCGTCGAGCATGCTCCACAGCACGTCGAGCTTGAATTGCAGGATTTCCAGCATGCGTTGCTGGCCTTCGACCGTGACGTAATGCGCGAG from Pseudomonas sp. ACM7 includes:
- a CDS encoding TetR/AcrR family transcriptional regulator, which gives rise to MGNHKIEIRRSNVEKILLGAEKVFAEKGFGSTAMADIAAEVQLPRSNLHYYFSTKSELYSAVLLGLLEVWKQDALCFEMFDDPRVVLSSYIRAKMNHSRSRPYGSKVWANEIIHGAPTLGEKLDVSLYDWAKMKEAKIRQWVDDKRILPVEPSSLLYMIWASTQHYADFDHQVNILNDHQPLSDMQFERAVQTVTSVILRGIGLEP
- the copD gene encoding copper homeostasis membrane protein CopD — encoded protein: MSSAMVLCRFLHFTVVLMLFGAWVFRPLLVNGDAGNLDQRLTKTSRWLAAVALVTGVSWLLLITASMAGSWDAAFDPSTLQLVLGNTFFGQVWRWHLLLNALLVALLMTPLRANLPLRIGFASLLLATLAPVGHGAMLDGLNGQLLILNQIIHLTCVGAWLGGLMLLVMILRQPAEHSIKATLQRFSGVGYVLVAGLVMTGLINVRVLTGQFWPTPLLSGFALILLIKVVLVAGMLGLALFNRLRIKHCEQRLPTLKTSVIMEWFLGMGAVAAVSLLGTMPPMIVS
- a CDS encoding NAD(P)-dependent oxidoreductase, translated to MIKTLNHLPHPHENAAALAGHFTDLAPPLNDRQAHLEASRCLYCYDAPCVNACPSEIDIPSFIRNIHQENVQGAAQKILSANILGGSCARVCPTEVLCQQACVRNNDHECAPVLIGLLQRYAVDNAHFNEHPFQRAASTGKRIAVVGAGPAGLSCAHRSAMHGHDVVIFEAREKAGGLNEYGIAKYKLVDDYAQKELEFLLEIGGIEIRHGQKLGENLTLSELHQQFDAVFLGLGLAASKQLGLAHEDAPGLLAATDYIRELRQADDLTQLPLADRCIVLGAGNTAIDMAVQMARLGARDVNLVYRRGVEEMGATGHEQDIAKANQVRLLTWAQPEEVLLDAQGQVRGMRFARTWLVDGRLQTTGETFELAADAIFKAIGQAFDASALADPLARELKRQGERIQVDENLRTSIPGVYAGGDCTSLDQDLTVQAVQHGKRAAEAINAQLMLNVEAA
- the copC gene encoding copper homeostasis periplasmic binding protein CopC, with protein sequence MLLKKTLTTVALLGSLFAASSVFAHAHLKNQIPAADSTVTAPSELRLVFSEGVEATFSKVTISKDGVPVPVKSLATEGSDKKTLIVTPAAPLAAGAYKVEWHAVSVDTHKSEGAYSFKVGQ
- a CDS encoding NAD(P)-dependent oxidoreductase; translation: MTTTPIPRTPFNRLLLTGAAGGLGKVLRESLRPYANVIRLSDIADIAPAIDDREEVVPCDLADKQAVHQLVEGVDAILHFGGVSTEHSFEEILGANICGVFHIYEAARRHCVKRVIFASSNHVIGFYKQDEAIDAHSPRRPDSYYGLSKSYGEDMASFYFDRYGIETVSVRIGSSFAEPLNRRMMSTWLSFGDLTQLLECALYAPNVGHTVVYGMSDNKNVWWDNRFATCLGYEPQDSSEVFREKVEAQPMPAADDPARVYQGGAFVASGPFGD
- the preA gene encoding NAD-dependent dihydropyrimidine dehydrogenase subunit PreA; the protein is MADLSIVFAGIKAPNPFWLASAPPTDKAYNVVRAFEAGWGGVVWKTLGEDPAAVNVSSRYSAHFGANREVVGFNNIELITDRSLEINLREITQVKKDWPDRALIVSLMVPCVEESWKFILPLVEATGADGIELNFGCPHGMPERGMGAAVGQVPEYVEQVTRWCKTYCSLPVIVKLTPNITDIRVAARAAHRGGADAVSLINTINSITSVNLERMVANPAVGNQSTHGGYCGSAVKPIALNMVAEIARDPQTQGLPISGIGGIGNWRDAAEFIALGSGSVQVCTAAMLHGFRIVEEMKDGLSRWMDSQGYASVSEFSGRAVGNTTDWKYLDINYQVIAKIDQEACIGCGRCHIACEDTSHQAVASLKQADGTHKYEVIDDECVGCNLCQITCPVQDCIEMVPMENGKPFLDWNHDPRNPYHVAV
- a CDS encoding OprD family porin; amino-acid sequence: MSKLVRNSSVCTPRPAFALRHTLSLIGCSSLALALPMTSHAEGFVDDAKATLNLRNFYINRNFTNPAYPQGKAEEWTQSFILDAKSGFTQGPVGFGMDVLGLYSEKLDGGKGTRGTSLLPIHDDGRPADNFGRLGVALKGKVSKTELKVGEWMPVLPILRSDDGRSLPQTFRGGQVTSTEISGLTLYGGQFRANSPRNDASMQDMFMNGKSAAFTSDRFNFGGGEYAFNEKRTQVGVWYAQLSDIYQQQYFNLSHSQPIGDWTLGANLGYFIGKEDGSALAGDLDNKTAFAMLSAKYGGSTFFVGLQKLTGDDVWMRVNGTSGGTLANDSYNSSYDNAKEKSWQLRHDYNFVALGIPGLTMMNRYISGDNVHTGTITDGKEWGRESELAYTVQSGALKNLNVKWRNASIRKDFSTNEFDENRIIINYPISLL